The following are encoded together in the Methylomonas methanica MC09 genome:
- a CDS encoding PKD domain-containing protein — MNRHTFAASAAFTLLVNCAVATADQTPSLKDNLSNLATTTDNGIPTAPLYFSTREDAEKALVGYNYALTFLQNGRVQANVSGLNGSGLQNPLISVLADSQKSLTKINNQAPFDETETPFPRISLKEKVNGQKAVELLGDKLPLVAKAYDMSAERLENILKTDQTAWIDESGRLLYVEADTKPIPKPEPADTEITENTATISGADTFSSMASSTADPFTLHSKQDSNRVIYLDFNGHDATNTAWYSGTLTAQAYDIDGNPGTFSDAELNNIKEIWQRVAEDYAPFDVDVTTQEPTPDAIRRTSSSDTQYGTRAVITRSMPELCSQSCGGVAYVNVFSFYSSSTPDRYQPAWVFLDKLGNGYPKYVAEAVSHEVGHNLNLNHDGTSTVGYYSGHGSGATGWAPIMGVGYYKSVTQWSKGEYPGANNLQDDVAVISAAGTPLRPDDYPNTNASAAPLSGDPSAVFQSGIIERNTDQDVFTFQTDGGDVQFNIASGSVAPNLDVAVKLLDASGNTIASINPANSLSASLTATVAAGQYFLQIDGVGYGDLTTGYSDYASLGQYLITGSYPKNATTSVQPIANISALPTFGDAPLTVSFDGSGSADQDGNIVAYDWNYGDGSPDGSSAASSHIYNTPGNYTATLTVTDNSGLKNSTTQTISVTQSTADLSMKVGSTSVTRKLLKRGKSQCVANVAVNYDASPVASATVYGSWSGSVKTKSGYKTVSGSTSGSTYSNGTVNIVSATMPSSTAGTCAFTVTDVVKSGYTYDGSGQVTGSFSW; from the coding sequence ATGAACAGACATACATTCGCCGCATCGGCTGCATTCACTCTATTGGTGAATTGTGCTGTAGCAACAGCAGACCAAACACCTTCACTAAAAGATAACTTAAGCAATCTCGCGACCACCACCGATAATGGAATACCGACGGCACCGCTGTATTTTTCTACACGCGAAGATGCGGAGAAAGCTTTAGTGGGATACAACTATGCACTGACCTTTCTTCAGAATGGCCGAGTGCAAGCCAATGTTTCCGGTTTGAACGGTTCCGGCCTACAAAACCCTCTAATTTCAGTGTTAGCTGATTCGCAAAAGTCCTTAACCAAAATCAATAACCAAGCGCCGTTCGATGAAACAGAAACGCCGTTTCCTCGGATATCCCTGAAAGAGAAAGTTAACGGCCAAAAGGCAGTCGAGTTGTTGGGCGACAAGCTGCCTTTAGTGGCAAAAGCCTACGATATGTCCGCTGAGCGTTTGGAAAACATTCTGAAAACCGATCAGACAGCCTGGATCGATGAGAGTGGCCGACTGCTTTATGTGGAAGCGGATACAAAACCGATTCCTAAACCGGAACCCGCAGATACTGAAATTACTGAGAATACTGCGACTATAAGCGGGGCAGACACTTTTTCTTCAATGGCGTCGTCCACTGCAGACCCTTTTACGCTTCATAGCAAGCAGGACTCTAACCGCGTTATCTATCTGGATTTTAATGGCCATGATGCGACAAATACCGCTTGGTACAGTGGAACGCTGACCGCGCAGGCTTATGATATCGACGGTAACCCCGGCACGTTTAGCGACGCGGAATTAAATAATATTAAAGAAATTTGGCAACGTGTGGCTGAAGACTATGCGCCGTTTGACGTGGATGTAACCACTCAAGAACCAACGCCAGACGCGATCAGACGAACCAGCAGTTCAGATACGCAATACGGCACGCGTGCGGTCATTACCCGGTCCATGCCGGAGCTGTGCAGTCAATCTTGCGGCGGCGTGGCCTACGTCAACGTCTTTTCCTTCTACTCGTCCAGTACACCGGATCGCTATCAACCCGCTTGGGTATTCTTAGACAAATTAGGTAACGGTTATCCCAAATATGTAGCCGAAGCGGTTTCGCATGAAGTAGGCCATAACCTTAACCTCAACCATGACGGCACATCCACCGTCGGATATTATTCTGGCCACGGCAGCGGCGCCACCGGCTGGGCTCCAATCATGGGGGTCGGTTACTACAAATCTGTCACGCAATGGAGTAAAGGCGAATATCCAGGCGCCAACAACTTGCAAGACGATGTTGCGGTCATCAGCGCGGCAGGCACACCTTTACGCCCCGATGATTACCCCAATACAAATGCGAGTGCGGCACCTTTATCAGGCGACCCATCAGCCGTGTTTCAATCTGGCATCATTGAACGCAATACCGACCAGGATGTATTCACCTTTCAAACAGACGGCGGCGATGTTCAGTTCAATATTGCTTCCGGTTCCGTCGCGCCTAATTTAGACGTAGCGGTCAAACTGCTGGACGCATCAGGAAATACCATAGCCTCGATCAATCCCGCTAACAGTTTGTCGGCGTCATTAACAGCAACCGTGGCGGCAGGCCAATATTTCCTGCAAATCGACGGCGTTGGGTACGGTGATTTGACTACCGGCTATTCCGACTATGCAAGCCTTGGCCAATACCTGATTACCGGCAGCTACCCGAAAAACGCCACGACATCAGTCCAGCCAATCGCTAACATTTCAGCCTTGCCAACCTTTGGCGATGCGCCGTTAACCGTCTCATTCGACGGCAGCGGCTCGGCTGATCAGGACGGCAACATTGTGGCTTATGATTGGAATTATGGCGATGGCTCACCCGACGGCAGCAGCGCTGCATCAAGCCATATTTACAATACTCCGGGTAACTACACAGCCACGTTGACCGTTACCGATAACAGCGGTTTGAAAAACAGCACAACGCAAACGATTAGCGTGACCCAATCAACTGCGGATTTGAGCATGAAAGTCGGTAGTACTTCTGTAACACGTAAGCTGCTTAAAAGAGGCAAGTCTCAATGCGTCGCGAACGTTGCTGTCAATTACGATGCGTCGCCTGTAGCAAGTGCGACAGTGTACGGTTCATGGAGCGGCTCGGTAAAAACGAAATCCGGTTACAAAACGGTGTCCGGCTCCACATCCGGCAGTACCTATTCCAACGGCACAGTCAATATCGTCAGCGCCACGATGCCCAGCAGCACCGCGGGAACGTGTGCTTTTACGGTTACCGACGTCGTTAAGAGCGGATATACTTACGACGGAAGCGGTCAGGTTACGGGCAGCTTTTCCTGGTAA
- a CDS encoding IS1182 family transposase, with product MTIPFKSRPVEFHQHQLFPSNIFDLLSQDHECYLYAELFEQLDTARVESLYSIKGQHAYHPRLIVSILIYAYSRGVFSSRQIERRCREDLSFMFIAQMNCPNFRVLSDFRKNHGPFFQDCFKQTVKLAMELKLASLGHISLDGSKFKADTSKHKAMSYGRLKEKEQALCAEINALIEQANRCDSEEDQAYRDKTGYEIPEDLQFKQDRLAKIQAAKQALEAREAQLNPGKAIDDGKQISFADTEARIMGKKGAFEYSYNGQISVDADHQIIVGQHISQHANDKQEVEPALQALQETTDQMPDRISLDNGYFSGNNLQVLEQQPVDAYVATDKGEKPPKTPLGDSERKLVKADFIYDEATNTFTCPGGQTLTQISESKDGSRVYQGRADACAECLFKPRCCQSEKDQARTLSTDDKEVLRQNMNRKMQTPAAQATYKQRKVIVEPVFGQIKNSGFRGFSVRGKEKVAGEFSIVCAAHNFKKIAKAIVTGFIRPEFGNSATQPTI from the coding sequence ATGACCATTCCCTTCAAATCCCGCCCGGTTGAGTTTCATCAACATCAGCTATTTCCCAGCAATATCTTCGATCTGCTGTCGCAAGATCATGAATGTTACCTTTATGCCGAGCTCTTCGAGCAATTGGATACCGCCCGCGTTGAAAGCCTCTATAGCATCAAAGGCCAGCATGCCTATCATCCCAGACTGATCGTCTCCATCCTGATCTACGCCTACAGCCGGGGCGTCTTCAGCTCACGGCAAATCGAGCGCCGCTGCCGCGAAGACTTGTCCTTTATGTTCATCGCCCAGATGAACTGCCCCAATTTCCGCGTGCTGAGCGATTTTCGCAAAAACCATGGCCCGTTTTTTCAGGATTGCTTCAAGCAAACCGTGAAACTGGCAATGGAACTGAAGCTGGCCTCGTTGGGCCATATCAGTTTGGATGGCTCCAAATTCAAGGCCGATACCTCCAAGCATAAGGCGATGAGTTATGGTCGCCTCAAGGAAAAGGAACAAGCGCTGTGCGCTGAAATCAATGCCTTGATTGAGCAAGCCAACCGCTGCGACAGCGAAGAAGATCAGGCCTATCGCGACAAAACCGGCTACGAAATCCCGGAAGATTTGCAATTCAAGCAAGATCGGTTGGCTAAAATCCAAGCGGCGAAACAAGCCCTCGAAGCGCGCGAAGCCCAGCTCAACCCCGGCAAAGCCATCGACGACGGCAAGCAAATCAGTTTTGCCGATACCGAAGCGCGGATTATGGGCAAGAAAGGCGCGTTCGAGTACAGCTATAACGGGCAAATCAGTGTCGATGCCGATCATCAAATCATCGTCGGCCAGCACATTAGCCAGCATGCCAACGATAAGCAAGAGGTCGAACCGGCCCTGCAGGCACTACAAGAGACGACAGATCAGATGCCGGATCGAATCAGCCTGGACAACGGTTATTTCTCGGGCAACAACTTGCAAGTCCTTGAGCAACAGCCCGTGGATGCCTATGTAGCCACCGACAAAGGCGAAAAACCCCCTAAAACGCCGTTGGGCGATTCGGAACGAAAGCTGGTCAAGGCTGATTTCATCTACGATGAAGCCACCAACACCTTTACCTGTCCCGGCGGACAAACCTTAACCCAAATCAGCGAATCCAAAGACGGCAGCCGGGTTTACCAGGGTCGTGCCGACGCGTGCGCCGAGTGCCTCTTCAAACCGCGCTGCTGCCAATCCGAAAAAGACCAAGCCCGCACCCTCAGCACCGACGACAAAGAGGTCTTGCGCCAAAACATGAACCGCAAAATGCAGACACCCGCCGCCCAAGCGACTTACAAGCAACGCAAAGTCATCGTTGAGCCGGTGTTTGGGCAGATCAAAAACAGTGGGTTTCGTGGCTTCAGTGTGCGGGGCAAAGAAAAAGTCGCCGGAGAATTTTCAATCGTCTGTGCCGCCCACAACTTCAAAAAAATCGCCAAAGCCATTGTGACGGGATTCATCCGTCCGGAATTTGGAAATAGCGCCACTCAGCCAACAATATGA
- the ntrC gene encoding nitrogen regulation protein NR(I), translated as MPLPDKVWIVDDDKSIRWVLEKALQKANVETRCFSNAADLLKELARDLPHVLITDIRMPGMDGFELLKKIQQDYPSLPVIIMTAHSDLESAVSAFHGGAFEYLPKPFDVNEVVETVHRACLHSKQQNNIQSPPEGMGDTPEIIGEAPAMQEVFRAIGRLARSHITVLINGESGTGKELVAKALHRHSPRSQQPFVALNMAAIPKDLMESELFGHEKGAFTGAQARRIGRFEQANNGTLFLDEIGDMPAELQTRLLRVLADNEFYPVGAHAPIRVNVRIIAATHQNLEVLVAQGRFREDLFHRLNVIRIHIPPLRERRQDIGLLMRHFLYQSARELGTEVKTLKPEAETFLSNLRWPGNVRQLENTCRWLTVMASGREIHIEDLPPELSQSPAEPQGEAGQNDWEDLLQSWIKQQLTTGKHDIAKQAIASVETLLIQTALQHTHGRKHEAALLLGYGRNTLTRKLKELDIED; from the coding sequence ATGCCACTGCCAGATAAAGTCTGGATTGTTGATGATGACAAATCAATACGCTGGGTGCTTGAAAAAGCCCTGCAAAAAGCCAACGTCGAAACACGCTGCTTTTCCAACGCGGCCGATTTATTAAAAGAATTGGCCCGCGACTTACCGCACGTCCTGATTACCGATATCCGCATGCCCGGCATGGACGGCTTTGAACTGTTAAAGAAAATCCAGCAAGATTATCCGTCGTTGCCGGTGATCATCATGACCGCTCATTCCGATTTGGAAAGCGCTGTATCGGCATTTCACGGCGGTGCATTCGAATATTTACCCAAACCGTTCGACGTTAATGAAGTGGTCGAGACGGTGCACCGCGCCTGCCTGCATAGCAAGCAGCAAAACAATATCCAATCGCCGCCGGAAGGCATGGGCGATACGCCGGAAATTATCGGCGAAGCACCCGCCATGCAGGAAGTATTCCGCGCCATCGGCCGGCTTGCCCGTTCGCATATTACGGTACTGATCAACGGCGAATCCGGCACCGGCAAGGAATTGGTTGCCAAAGCCCTGCACCGCCACAGCCCGCGCTCCCAACAGCCTTTTGTAGCGCTGAACATGGCGGCCATTCCCAAGGATTTGATGGAATCGGAATTGTTCGGCCATGAAAAGGGCGCGTTTACCGGCGCCCAAGCCAGACGTATCGGCCGCTTCGAGCAGGCCAACAATGGCACCCTGTTTCTGGATGAAATTGGCGACATGCCGGCGGAATTGCAAACCCGCCTGCTGCGCGTCTTGGCGGACAACGAGTTTTACCCGGTGGGCGCGCATGCCCCCATTAGAGTAAACGTCCGCATCATTGCCGCAACTCACCAAAACCTGGAAGTACTGGTCGCGCAGGGCCGATTTCGGGAAGACTTGTTCCATCGCCTGAATGTAATCCGCATTCATATCCCCCCCCTGCGCGAACGCAGGCAGGATATAGGTTTGTTGATGCGACATTTTCTCTACCAAAGCGCCAGGGAACTGGGTACTGAAGTTAAAACCCTGAAACCGGAAGCCGAAACCTTTTTAAGCAATTTGCGCTGGCCCGGCAACGTCCGTCAACTGGAAAATACCTGCCGCTGGCTCACGGTGATGGCCTCGGGTCGGGAAATCCATATCGAGGATTTGCCGCCCGAATTGAGTCAAAGCCCGGCCGAACCGCAAGGCGAAGCAGGACAAAACGATTGGGAAGACCTATTGCAGAGTTGGATCAAGCAACAATTGACCACGGGCAAGCACGATATCGCCAAACAGGCCATCGCCAGCGTGGAAACCTTGTTGATTCAAACTGCCCTGCAACATACCCACGGCCGCAAACATGAAGCCGCTTTATTACTGGGCTACGGCCGAAACACCTTGACTCGCAAACTGAAGGAATTAGACATAGAGGACTAA
- the glnL gene encoding nitrogen regulation protein NR(II) yields the protein MYKKILDHLNEAILLFDRDFRLTYINPAGEILFADSAKHLVGNLAQKLFKTAHPSLFRDLLLRLNQNEPLVDRELILECMNQSITVNMSATPILENGILAEVLIELQQVDRHLRITKEEQLLAQQNTSRMLVRGLAHEIKNPLGGLRGAAQLLDLELKDAELKEYTQIIIAESDRLQELMDKMLGPNKPAHKHPLNIHEVLERVRHLVTVEAGSNISLKTDYDPSIPELFADKNQMIQALLNIVRNAIQALQSSGQIILKTRIQRHMTIGRKLYKLAVKIDIIDNGPGIQPGLMGQIFYPMITGRAEGTGLGLSIAQSLINQHNGLIECESEPGHTVFSIFLPIMDQSEKTAPNR from the coding sequence GTGTATAAAAAAATACTCGACCATCTCAATGAAGCGATCCTGCTGTTCGATCGGGATTTTCGCTTAACTTACATCAATCCTGCCGGCGAGATATTGTTTGCCGACAGCGCAAAGCATTTGGTCGGCAACCTTGCGCAAAAACTGTTTAAAACCGCCCATCCCTCGCTGTTCCGCGACCTGTTATTGCGCCTGAACCAAAACGAACCGCTGGTTGACAGAGAACTTATACTTGAATGCATGAACCAATCGATCACGGTCAATATGAGTGCCACGCCGATTCTGGAAAACGGCATTCTGGCGGAGGTTTTGATTGAGCTGCAGCAAGTGGACAGGCATTTGCGCATTACCAAGGAAGAACAATTGCTGGCCCAGCAAAACACCAGCCGCATGCTGGTGCGCGGTCTGGCGCACGAAATCAAGAACCCTCTCGGCGGCCTGCGCGGCGCGGCGCAATTGTTGGATTTGGAACTAAAAGACGCCGAATTGAAGGAATATACCCAAATCATCATTGCCGAATCCGATCGACTGCAGGAGCTGATGGACAAAATGCTCGGCCCGAATAAACCGGCCCATAAACATCCGCTGAACATACATGAAGTGTTGGAACGCGTCAGACATTTAGTGACCGTGGAAGCCGGCAGTAACATCAGCCTTAAAACCGATTACGACCCCAGTATTCCGGAGCTGTTCGCGGACAAAAACCAAATGATACAAGCCCTGTTGAACATTGTGCGCAATGCCATTCAAGCACTGCAATCCTCCGGGCAAATTATTCTAAAAACCCGTATTCAGCGCCATATGACCATAGGCCGCAAGCTCTACAAACTGGCGGTTAAAATCGACATTATCGATAACGGCCCCGGCATACAACCCGGCTTGATGGGACAAATTTTTTATCCAATGATTACCGGCCGTGCCGAAGGCACCGGGCTGGGGCTGTCCATCGCTCAATCGTTGATCAATCAGCATAACGGCTTGATCGAATGCGAAAGCGAACCCGGACATACGGTTTTTTCTATTTTTTTGCCCATCATGGACCAGTCCGAAAAAACAGCACCCAACCGTTGA